Sequence from the Oncorhynchus gorbuscha isolate QuinsamMale2020 ecotype Even-year unplaced genomic scaffold, OgorEven_v1.0 Un_scaffold_1642, whole genome shotgun sequence genome:
gagagaggatgcgagATAATCGAGGAAAGATGAATTGAGAAAGGATAGGCCTCAGTGACTAAAGTACTGGCCACTGGTCTCATTGACGACATGTGTTTTCCAAAATAAAAGGCCTCCAGACAAATTGTAGGCTTTTCCTATGTCATGTCCAAGGAGGCTGTCATCTCGCTTGTGTGATGCTCCTGGTGTTTCTTCAGCAATTTGGGTACATGGAACCCTTTCCCACACAGGCTACAGACATACGGCTTCTCCCTGTATGGAGCCTCATGTGCACCTTCAGACTCCCGGTGTGGTGAACCCCTTATCACAGACAGTACAAGGGTACGGCCTCTCTTTAGTGTGCGTGATCTGGTGCACTCTCAGGTTCCCAGACTGGGCGAAACGAGTCCCGCATATAGTGCAGACGtacggtttctctccagtgtgtgttctctggtggcTTTGAAGGTCACCAGCCCGTACGAACGTCCGACCGCAGTACGAGCAGCAGAACCTCTTCTCAAGGTTCTTCAAGTGCGTCCTTGCATGCGTCTGCAGCTTCTCTACATCCGTGAAGCTCTTACCGCAGTCGCAGATGTGGTAGAGGACCTCTTCCATGTGTAACTTCTTGAGCTTGTGTTTTTTCAGGCACTGGGATCTGGCGAAGCGTTGTCCGCAGATGGAGCACTGATGCGGTTTCTCCTTGGTGTGGGTCAGTAGGTGGGTGTTGAGGTTCCCTCTGATCGTGAAGCCCTTCCCGCAGTAGGAGCAGTGGTGGAGGTTCTCTCCTGTGTGGATCAGACGATGAACCTTGAGGGTTCTGAAGTGGGAGAACATCTTGCCACAGTCATCACAGTGGTATGGTTTCTCGATACGGTGGGTCTGTCTGTGCTTCCTATACTCCAACAGGTGGGCAAAACTCTCTGCGCACTTGGAGCAGTGGTATGGTTTCTCTCCCGTGTGGACTCGCTGGTGGATCTTGAGGTGCCGTAGCAAGGCGAAGGTCTTCCCACACGGATGGCAGACGTGCTTGGTTTTCTCTCCGGTGTGGATGGTCATGTGTCTCCTCAGGTCGTCGGGTCGTAAGAAACACTTCCCGCAGACAGAGCACCGATGTGGTTTCTCTCCGCTGTGAATCAGCGCATGTCTGTTCAACCGCGTCTTTGTGAGGAACCTCTTTCCGCACTCGGAGCAGCGGTGGTGCTTCTCAGAGATGTCTGTGTCAGATCTGGCAACCTCTCCTGTTTCAATGACAACATTATAGGGGTTAGAGATGCTgctaggacagagaggagagaacagcatCACTTGCATGCTTAacagtatactgtacatatagtaAAATACTATAGCGacccaacacctagcaacctcGTCAAGCGGTTCAGATCACTGTTGGgttgacagtctcctggacccAGTTTGCATACTGGTCGGAGGTACACCCCAAATTTGATACAATACCATGTACCTGCACCCATAGAGATCCTACTCAattactagaggggctgtgttgtgAACCCTCAAAGTTCCATAATGGTctgaaaatggcagccatcttggtcagggagaaatccaacacagtctaattggaatgaatggcagtagGTGATGCATTTCCTGCTTTAACTGACGCAGGGAAATAAAAGGCATGTGATGCATCAGAAATTGGGTAATATAATTAGTCGACCTAAAATATTGGTCATATAAttataaatacagtttatacaggTTTTAAACACATTTTCCGTATAATTAGCCtctaaaatatatgtaaacaAACCCACAATGACTCAATGTGTGCTCTCTTGGACAGCAGTGAGTGTTTTTATACGATACAATATCAGTACTTGCATTTTACAACTTGTCAAATGTCCTGTCAACAACTGATGTCATAAAGTGTACGGCTGtggattgactgcattgtttTAATGGCATGTTGGCAGCTATTTTTTTAAGCTGTCTGGATAGCTAGCTAAAAAGCAAACAGTGGAGATCATTTTCAAATTCATTGTGTTACACAATAGTGTACCTGTACCATAGTCAATCAAATAGTTTAACATCAGGGTATGGGTGTTTCTCTCACCTTTGTGAACCACCTGGTGTCGTCTCAGGTCATAGGATCGCAAGAAGGCCTTCCCGCAAACGGAACAATGGTGGGGTTTCTCTCCGCTGTGGGTCATCGTGTGTATCTTCAAGCTGCTGGCTGCAGTAAACCGCTTGCCGCACTGGGAGCAGAGGTACGGTCTCTCCGGGTCAGGGTCCCCAAGGCTGTCTGGGTCAGAGCTGGCACCCTCTCCTGTTTTAATGGCAACATTACAGGGGTTAAACACTTGTTTTCTATTTTATATGCTATACTATGCATCGGTATCTAAAAAGGTAGAAAGGATAGTTGACTTCTCCTAAATGTATATTCTGATCTGAGTTGGTCCTACccacaccttcctcctcctcttagaTGCATGTTCTGATCAGCGATTACTGGGatattcaagtccgggctctggctgggccactcaaggacattcagagacttgtcccgaagccactcctgcgttgtcttggctgtgtgcttaaggtcgttgtcctgttggaaggcgaaccttcgccccagtctgaggtcctgagtactctggagcaggttttcatcaagaatctccctgtacattgctccgttcatcttttcctcgatcctgactagtatccCAATCCtggccgctgaaaaacatccccacagcataatgctgccaccaccatgcttcaccatagggatggcgccaggtttcctctttggcattcaggccaaagagttcaatcttagtttcatcagacaagataatcttgtttctcacggtctaagtccataaaggcctgattggtggagtgctgcaaagatggttgtccttgtggaaggttctcccatcgccacagaggaactctggagctctgactgagtgaccatcgggttcttggtcacctccatgaccaaggcccttctccccgattgctcagtttggcaaggTGGCTCTAGGAaacccttccccatatctgtgtcgtgacacagtcctgtctctgagctctaaggacaattccttcgacctcatggcttggtttttgctctgacatgcactgtcaactgtgggaccttatatagacaggtgtgtgcctttccaaatcatgtccaatcaaatacatttaccacaggtggactccaatcaagatgtagaaacatcaaggatgatcaatggaaacaggatgcacctgagctcaatttcgagtctcctagcaaagggtctctgttttgatttttaatatatttgcaaacatttctgaaaacctgtttttgcttcgtcattatggggtgttgtgtgtagattgatgaggatgttTTAAATttgtttaatctattttagaataaagctgtagtgtaacaaaatgtggggaaagtcaagtggtctgaatacttagcgaatgcactgtatgtcggtaagtagccttccacaagccttGGCCTGAACAAACCAGAACGGCTCATAGGACAGATCTCCTGTTTCTGAAGCGTGAGGCAGAGGCAGGAGagtatgtagtgttatgtagtgttatgtagtgttatgtagtgttatgtagtgttatgtagtgttatgtagtgttatgtagtgttatgtagtgttatgtagtgttatgtagtgttatgtagttttatgtagtgttatgtagtgttatgtagtgttatgtagtggtatgtagtgttatgtagtgttatgtagtgttatgtagtgttatgtagtgttagtgttatgtagtgttatgtagtgttagtgttatgtagtgttatgtagtgttatgtagtgttatgtagtgttatgtagtgttatgtagtgttatgtagtgttagtgttatgtagtgttatgtagtgttatgtagtgttatgtagtgttatgtagtgttatgtagtgttatgtagtggtatgtagtgttatgtagtgttatgtagtgttagtGTTATGTATATTTTATGGATATCATGTATTTTATTTGTtgcgttttatttatttatttgctgaacctcggcaagacggagctgctcttcctcccggggaaggactgcccgttccatgatctcgccatcacggttgacaactccattgtgtcctcctcccagagcgctaagaaccttggcgtgatcctggacaacaccctgtcgttctcaactaacatcaaggctgtggcccgttcctgtaggttcatgctctacaacatccgcagagtacgaccctgcctcacacaggaagcggcgcaggtcctgatccaggcacttgtcatctcccgtctggattactgcaactcgctgttggctgggctccctgcctgcgccattaaacccctacaactcatccagaacgccgcagcccgtctggtgttcaaccttcccaagttctctcacgtcaccccgctcctccgctctctccactggcttccagttgaagctcgcatccgctacaagaccatggtgcttgcctacggagctgtgaggggaacggcacctcagtacctccaggctctgatcaggccctacacccaaacaagggcactgcgttcatccacctctggcctgctcgcctccctaccactgaggaagtacagttcccgctcagcccagtcaaaactgttcgctgctctggcccccaatggtggaacaaactccctcacgacgccaggacagcggagtcaatcaccaccttccggagacacctgaaaccccacctctttaaggaatacctaggataggataagtaatccttctcaccccccttttaagatttagatgcactattgtaaagtgactgttctactggatgtcataaggtgaatgcaccaatttgtaagtcgctctggataagagcgtctgctaaatgacttaaatgtaaatgtaatgtaatttccTGTTTTGACCCCAGTAAGAGGGGCTAATTGAGGATCCCAATAAATACTACTAAATACTACACAACTTATTCTGAGACCTGGACCAGGCTGCATGTAGCTGGTTTGAAAATGATTTAAAAGTCATATGAATGTGGCTCACCTTTTAGTCAGTTACATTTCTATGGGAGCGAATCCTTCACCAACTAACCTCAGGCCAACTCTATCCTGAATGAATCCTTCACCAACTGACCTCAGGCCAACTCTATCCTGAATGAATCCTTCACCAACTAACCTCAGGCCAACTCTATCCTGAATGAATCCTTCACCAACTGACCTGCTCCCGGGCAGGCCAACTCTATCCTGAATGAATCCTTCACCAACTAACCTCAGGCCAACTCTATCCTGAATGAATCCTTCACCAACTAACCTCAGGCCAACTCTATCCTGAATGAATCCTTCACCAACTGACCTCAGGCCAACTCTATCCTGAATGAATCCTTCACCAACTGACCTCAGGCCAACTCTATCCTGAATGAATCCTTCACCAACTGACCTCAGGCCAACTCTATCCTGAATGAATCCTTCACCAACTAACCTCAGGCCAACTCTATCCTGAATGAATCCTTCACCAACTGACCTCAGGCCAACTCTATCCTGAATGAATCCTTCACCAACTGACCTCAGGCCAACTCTATCCTGAATGAATCCTTCACCAACTAACCTCAGGCCAACTCTATCCTGAATGAATCCTTCACCAACTAACCTCAGGCCAACTCTATCCTGAATGAATCCTTCACCAACTGACCTCAGGCCAACTCTATCCTGAATGAATCCTTCACCAACTGACCTCAGGCCAACTCTATCCTGAATGAATCCTTCACCAACTGACCTCAGGCCAACTCTATCCTGAATGAATCCTTCACCAACTAACCTCAGGCCAACTCTATCCTGAATGAATCCTTCACCAACTGACCTCAGGCCAACTCTATCCTGAATGAATCCTTCACCAACTGACCTCAGGCCAACTCTATCCTGAATGAATCCTTCACCAACTGACCTCAGGCCAACTCTATCCTGAATGAATCCTTCACCAACTAACCTCAGGCCAACTCTATCCTGAATGAATCCTTCACCAACTGACCTCAGGCCAACTCTATCCTGAATGAATCCTTCACCAACTGACCTCAGGCCAACTCTATCCTGAATGAATCCTTCACCAACTGACCTCAGGCCAACTCTATCCTGAATGAATCCTTCACCAACTAACCTCAGGCCAACTCTATCCTGAATGAATCCTTCACCAACTGACCTCAGGCCAACTCTATCCTGAATGAATCCTTCACCAACTGACCTCAGGCCAACTCTATCCTGAATGAATCCTTCACCAACTGACCTCAGGCCAACTCTATCCTGAATGAATCCTTCACCAACTAACCTCAGGCCAACTCTATCCTGAATGAATCCTTCACCAACTAACCTCAGGCCAACTCTATCCTGAATGAATCCTTCACCAACTAACCTCAGGCCAACTCTATCCTGAATGAATCCTTCACCAACTAACCTCAGGCCAACTCTATCCTGAATGAATCCTTCACCAACTAACCTCAGGCCAACTCTATCCTGAATTAATCCTTCACCAACTAACCTCAGGCCAACTCTATCCTGAATGAATCCTTCACCAACTAACCTCAGGCCATCTCTATCCTGCATGAATCCTTCACCAACTAACCTCAGGCCAACTCTATCCTGAATGAATCCTTCACCACCTAACCTCAGGCCAACACTATCCTGAATGAATAGTCTGAACCGCgagttgaggaccaatgaaatcagaATCCCTCCCTCTTGCAAAGAGTGCGTCATCATCTCCTTCATTTGAGGAAGAAGACTGATTAAATATGTTATTAATTAAATGTTTTTgtgtgatttttatttatttttacaatttaaaaaaaatacctaTCACATGatttagtaatgacagaatgcatTTAGAATCTAAAAtaagcatttattattattattatttattttaacaaTCAGAATCAACACAGCAAAGTAAAACAATGAAGAAGATACATCTAAACGCTTATTTCACACCTCCGCCTGCTGAATCCGTAACATTACTTTTCCTTCATTATGATTTTCGTCTCAAATTTGAACATGGCACTGATTTGCCCATGGATTTGACGTTTCAGCATCGTCTCAATGAAGAATTCGACAAGCCATGTTGAGGACCAATCAGAATCCTTCTGCTGGAGTCAGCGGCAGGCAGAAGAGAAATATCCACCGTCGTAGTACGGATGAAGCCTGAGCTGGGATACCAAGCTAACTGAAGCCCGGTTAGCTTTAGAAAACCCAGAGTAGCTTGCTTCGTAGGATACCCCTCAGAACACAGTGTGTATTTACTGATGGTGTCAAATCAGGTTCTGGACGTAACAAAGGGTTTCCCGGAGGGATCCATTCTTggtctgtttttttctctctctctctctcattatcttaAAATGGTATCGTTCACCTGTACGCAGATGACACTGTGGTGTGTGCTGTTGCCTTCGCAGCTGACCAGGCTCTGACAGAGCTTCAATCTGTCTTCATTGTTCTGCAGAAAGCCTTTGTTGAACTGAAACTTAATGCAGGTAAAACCAAGTACACGTACATTTTCCAAatcactttttttattttaaatatctGATGATTTATGCATAAGTATAGTATACGTACTTTGTATGGTGCTCTCGCGGATCGTGTCCCCGCCTATATACATATCTGACTACCTGGATGGGTGAAAAgcgatctttaaaaaaaaagtatgttGATGCATTAGTTCAAAGAAATTAATAAtattacaaaataaataaaaaccattCTTTTTTAAATCGGCTTCTTCTATAGGAACTGGTCTTTCGTTAAATAGCAGAAAACAAATAATTTCGTCAACATTCGTTCCAGGTATATTGACTATGGCGGATATTGTCTATCTGAATGCAGCTGCCACTATTGAAGTCATTGGATGTGGTTCATCACGATGCGTTGCGATTTATTACGGCCGATAGGTTCAGCACACATTGCATTTTGTATCAGAACGCAGCAGGCTGGCCCACCTTGAAGTCTCGTACATAGATGCATTGTGCTCTTTTTGTCTATAAAAATGGCCTATTGCATACATTTCCGCCATACCTTACCTCATTGTTAACCTGTAGATGTACGGGCTACCGGACCCGGGCTCAGAGATGGCAACTCTCTAGATATCCTTTCGAGATCCCCCGAGTTGGGTAGATCTGCTTTTAGTTTTTTTGTACTTCAGTGTGGAATGATCTACAATGCACTTTAAAATGGTAGGAATTGGTGCCTCTTGGGCCTTTCAGATGGTTGTCAGGGGGACCCTCTAGGGCCTTCCAGACGGTTGTTAGGGGGACCTTCTAGGGCCTTTCAGACAGTTGTTAGGGGGACCTTCTAGGGCCTTTCAGACGGTTGTTAGGGGGACCTTCTAGGGCCTTTCAGACGGTTGTTAGGGGGACCTTCTAGGGCCTTTCAGACAGTTGTTAGGGGGACCCTCTAGGGCCTTTCAGATGGTTGTTAGGGGGACCTTCTAGGGCCTTTCAGACGGTTGTTAGGGGGACCTTCTAGGGCCTTTCAGACGGTTGTTAGGGGGACCCTCTAGGGCCTTTCAGACGGTTGTTAGGGGGACCTTCTAGGGCCTTTCAGATGGTTGTTAGGGGGACCTTCTAGGGCCTTTCAGATGGTTGTTAGGGGGACCTTCTAGGGCCTTTCAGACGGTTGTTAGGGGGACCTTCTAGGGCCTTTCAGACAGTTGTTAGGGGGACCCTCTAGGGCCTTTCAGACGGTTGTTAGGGGGACCTTTTAGGGCCTTTCAGACGGTTGTTAGGGGGACCTTCTAGGGCCTTTCAGATGGTTGTTAGGGGGACCTTCTAGGGCCTTTCAGATGGTTGTTAGGGGGACCCTctagggcaggggtgtcaaagtcaaatggacggagggccaaataaaaaatttagctacaagccgagggccggactgttcgaatgttcattgaaaatattttaaatgacgcatatagtctagtgaacctaattgaacctactgaaaacctaacaaatatattccaatatgatcagataaataaagcaatattttcttatggctctgtcagtaatctttaattttcaacagacacaaaagacaaatttcctttatataaaaatccccataacatgaacattaaatgaaagaaaccggtattcaaggcaccatcagtagcctatattttctattttagcaaaagtgggctaaatttacttcaaagaaaaaaacaataatagcaattttctatcatccactcaacttggttttaaatgccttcactgtactgtacatatcagagatgacacgatcccgaccctgcagctgcaagttcattgcattcagatgactcgtaatgtcacacagaaaagccatttcacacagaaacatttcgtctcggagttgtgttgtgtctttccctttgctgtccaagaacagacaaatctcctcacgaagctcgaaacatctttgaagcacctttccctggcttagccatcgcacctctgtgtgataaggcaaatcaccatgctccgtttctaactccgtcagaaatgccttgaactggcggtgattcaaacctttggctctgataaagttaactgtgcgcgtgatgatgctcattacatgctccattttcaaggctttaccgcacaacgcttcctggtgtatgatacaatgataagctgtcagctcacctgtcgcgttttcctcttgcatcttttcccgtatcttcccaccagtccgctcctgtgtccacacatcgcaggtgctccgtcggttgtcaaacccacgagtttttcccaaggcagctccatctcatttacacatcttgacacctcttcatacaaatcatgccccgtagttgtgccatgcataggacgtaaagccaaaaactcctctgtcacgcttaggctggagtccactccgcggatgaaaattgacaactgggcaatgtcagaaatgtcggtgctctcatccacagccaaggaatatgcaatgaaatcttttccctttttcacaagctgctcttttagattgatggacaactggtctactctctcggcaatggtgtttctgctcagactcacatttaaaaagagttgccttttttctgggcaaacttcgtcacaaactttaatcatgcagtttttgatgaaatcccctccgtaaatggccgggctgatttagcgatctcttctgccaaaataaaactggccttgacagcagcctggccttgtgatttggctttttgaacagagcctgtcgagatttgaggcctcgttttaattcctctgccttttgtagcctttgttccatgtccatattcttgtttttgtccgcgtgtttcgtttcataatgtcgtctcagattatactctttcagtaccgccacactttctccacacagaagacacacaggttttccagctacctccgtgaacaaatactccgactcccaccttgtttgaaacccccggttctcagtgtccaccttccgttttgccatttttgatgggtatctgaaagttaattttactgtgatgctgacaactgctgtgccaataaatattgaaatgaagcagcctactgctcggtgcgtcaccgttgcattgtgggaaatgtagtattggtgcgtgtaaaagatctgcgggctgccggcttgctgcggtctgcgggccggttctaataacaaatcaagatcatcccaggggccgtaaaaaaccttctcgcgggccggatgtggcccgcgggccttgactctgacatatgtgctctagGGCCTTTCAGACGGTTGTTAGGGGGACCCTCTAGGGTCTTTCAGACGGTTGTTAGGGGGACCTTCTAGGGCCTTTCAGACAGTTGTTAGGGGGACCCTCTAGGGCCTTTCAGACGGTTGTTAGGGGGACCTTTTAGGGCTTTCAGATGGTTGTTAGGGGGACCTTCTAGGGCCTTTCAGACAGTTGTCAGGGGGACCCTCTAGGGCCTTTCAGACGGTTGTTAGGGGGACCCTCTAGGGCCTTTCAGACGGTTGTTAGGGGGACCCTCTAGGGCCTTTCAGACTGTTAGGGGGACCCTCTAGGGCCTTTCAGACGGTTGTTAGGGGGACCTTCTAGGGCCTTTCAGACTGTTAGGGGGACCCTCTAGGGCCTTTCAGATGGTTGTTAGGGGGACCTTCTAGGGCCTTTCAGACGGTTGTTAGGGGGACCTTctagggcaggggtgtcaaacatacggcccgcgggccggaaccggcccccTAGGAagttcgatcaggcccgcaggataatttgaaagtggaaaaaatgcataaaagacatggaattaatatttttaattcgctgcaattcatggattatccgctaaggggcgcactctttccatcagagtagaagacaagccgcatcactgagacagactgaaaacagcagacggtatcaatgcgccatctgctgcttgttacgac
This genomic interval carries:
- the LOC124017130 gene encoding zinc finger protein 436-like, with the protein product MEEEEDQGERGVANPGLVIVKREDEEERDREKDEEEEEEEGVDRTKPGEGASSDPDSLGDPDPERPYLCSQCGKRFTAASSLKIHTMTHSGEKPHHCSVCGKAFLRSYDLRRHQVVHKGEVARSDTDISEKHHRCSECGKRFLTKTRLNRHALIHSGEKPHRCSVCGKCFLRPDDLRRHMTIHTGEKTKHVCHPCGKTFALLRHLKIHQRVHTGEKPYHCSKCAESFAHLLEYRKHRQTHRIEKPYHCDDCGKMFSHFRTLKVHRLIHTGENLHHCSYCGKGFTIRGNLNTHLLTHTKEKPHQCSICGQRFARSQCLKKHKLKKLHMEEVLYHICDCGKSFTDVEKLQTHARTHLKNLEKRFCCSYCGRTFVRAGDLQSHQRTHTGEKPYVCTICGTRFAQSGNLRVHQITHTKERPYPCTVCDKGFTTPGV